CTCTTTGTTTATCTTGATGATAATTTAACTTATAACAATCAAAATTCAAATACAAATAATCATAATATAAAACTAGATTTTAATACTTTTGATAAGGTAATTGAGTCAAAAGATGAACAAATTTCACTTTTAAAAAAGTCAATAAAATGGATGAGAAAACAGTATGTTTCAGAAATTGAGAGACTTGAAAAAAATCAAAAAAGGATAATTGAAGTTTTTAATAGTGAAATAAAACTTTTGCAAAGTGCTTTTAATGAGATGAGAGCTATATATAAACCACAAATAGAAGATAAAAAAGAGTTTTCTAAATCTAGCTCAAGCTCAAATGAATTTATTACGATAAAAGAGTTCTTTGCTATTTTAAAAAGAGCAAATAAGAGTGAAATTGAGATAAAAGGCATTATTTTTAATGCTATAAAAAAAGGTGATAAAAGATTTATTTATAATAAAAAAGATAAAAAACTTTTGATTTTAAATGAAGATTTTAATGATTTGATTTAAAAATTTGAAGTACAAAAAAGTACTCCTTTCCAGATACCCAATCACAACCCTAAAAAAGGTGCCTTGCTATGTTCCCATCCTGGGGCTTTGCCTTTAGTAAAACTTGAAAGGGTCTAAAAAGGAGCATTCAAAACATTTTTTATGTTCTCAATGCTACTTTTTAAAGATTTGGATTATAACCAAGATAAGATTAATCTATTATAAAAAAGAGAATTATGGCATATTTAATACTTTTTATATCTGCATTTTTATCAGCAACACTACTTCCACTAGGAAGTGAAGCTTTGCTTATTTATAATATTAAAGAGGGATATAATATTTATCTTCTTCTGCTTATTGCAACTTTAGGGAATAGTCTTGGTTCAGTTTTAAACTACTATCTAGGATTAAAAGGTGAAGAGTATTTAGTAAATAAAAAATTTATCAAAGAGAAATATATAAATTTGTCAAAAAACTATTTTGATAAATATGGAGCTATTTGTATACTTTTAGCTTGGTTACCAATAATTGGAGATCCTATTACATTTGTAGCTGGAGTTTTAAGATATAATTTTAAAATATTTGTTATTTTAGTAGTAATATCAAAGCTATCAAGATATCTTTTTATAGCTTTGATAATTTAGTTTAGATTTTTCCTACAATAATTTTTTCAAGCCATTTTATATGTCTAGGACCATTTTTTATATCATCTATACTAATAAGTGCAATTTTTCCTTGATAATCTTCAAGATATTTTCCATTTTTCTTATAAAAAACTATAATATTATCGCCTAGTTTTGTATTAAAAACCTCATTGTATGAAAAAATTGTTTCATAACCATCTGTTGCAATAACTTTAAAATATGTGTTATTATAATCCTTTTTACTCTCTGCTTTTTATAATAGCCTTATCAATAATATCTTTTAATAAAACACCTTCATAGCTTTCTACATTGTCTTTTGTCTCGCCACTCATACAAACAACAGGAGTTGAGCCACTTTTAAAATAACTCATTTTTTCAAGCTCTTTTACATCTAATTTTAGTATATTTTCTACTAAACCAGAAACTTCAATTTGTGTTGATATCTTATAATTTTCATTTGCAAATAGGCTAAATGTAAATATTAAAACTAATAATACTTTTCTCATTTTTCAACTTCCCATGATATAAATGCCCAAATTAGGAACTCTTTTATCTTCTTATTTTTATAAGTTGTATTAAAATACTCTCTTAAAATTTTTTCCTCTTTTTTAGACATTTTTCCTAAACTCCATTTTAGGCTTTGGATAAATTCATCAACATTAGGAGTATCAAATTTTGAATTTTTTGTTTTTATAAAATCAACCTTTGCAAAAATTCCCATACCATGTAGAGTATTTACTAGATATATATAATCAGGTCTTGGAATAATCTCTCTTTTTATTTGAGCCAGAATATCTCTATCTACAAAACTTCCACCAACTTTTGTAGTAAGATATACTCTTTTATTTGCTTTTTCATTTAATTTTTTTAAAGCTTTTTTTATATTTTTTACTTCCATTGACCTACTAGCTACAACAATATCAGCATTTGGAACATCTTCCCAATTATCATACCAAGATTTATGAATAGTTGTAAGATTTTCAATATTTTTCTCTTTTGCATTTTGTTTTGCATAATTTAACATTTCACTTGAATAATCAAGTGCATAAACATTTTTTAATTTATCAGCAAGTGCTAGTGAAATTGTTGCTGGACCACTTCCAACATCAAGTAGAGTTTCACAATCTTTTATATCAACCTTACTTATAAACTCTTTTGTATATGGGCTGTTTATAACATTTTGACTAAAATATTGGGCTTTTTTATCCCAATCTCCACTACTTTTACCCTTGAAAGTAGAGTTTTTCATCTGTTTTTTATATAGTTTTGCAAAATCTAATTTGTCCAAATTTGTATTCTTTAATGCCATTTCTTCTCCTTATATTTTTGGTATATAAAATATCAGTACCTTAAAATTTTTTAATTATACTCCTCTTATTATAGGAGTAAATGCTTTTGTACTTACATTTACTTTTTGCCCAATCTCTAAAAATTTTGTTTCTTCATTACTTATTATAACTTCAACAATTTGTTGCCCAATAGCAACAATAGCTATGTTTATAACATCAACTTTTATAATCTCTAAAAGTTCACCTTCAAAACTAAATTTTTGGCTACCTTGAGTTTTTAGAAGAATATCTTTTGGTAAACCATCATCAATAACCTTACCACTATTAATAACTAAAACTCTTGACCCAAGTCGATACATCTCACTAGGATCATGACTTACCATAATTGTAGTTGTATTAAACTCTTTATGTAGAGTTAATATCTCAGTTTGAAGTTTTGCTCTCATGAGAGGATCAAGTGCTGAGAGCGGTTCATCCATAAGAAGTATTTTTGGTCTTTTCATTAAAGCTCTACAAAGACTAACTCTTTGTTTTTGTCCACCACTTAAAGAGTTTGGATATCTATTTCTTAACTCATACATATCTGTCATACTTAAGAGATATTTTGCTAACTCTTTATCTTTCTTTACATAAAGTAGATTGTCAATTACACTTAAATTTGGAAATAGGGCATAATCTTGAAAAACAAAACCAATATCTCTTTTTTGAATAGGTTTTGAGTAGTTTTTATCTAACCAAATTTCATTATCTACAATAATCTCTCCATTAGCCTCTTCAAGTCCAGCAAGTATTCTTAAAATAGTAGTTTTCCCACTTCCACTAACACCACTTAATGCTACAAACTCTCCGCTATTTAAAGTTAGATTTATATCTAAAAGCATTTTTCCAATACTTCCATGAAGCTCTTTATTTATATTTAATTTTATCATCTATATAAACCTATCTTTCTTTTGATTACCATTAAAAATATAAACTGCTAGTAGAGTTAAAAAACTTATAATAATCATAATTAAACTATAAATATGAGCATTTTTATAGTCTAATACTTCAACAAATTCATATATAGCAATGGCCGCAACTCTTGTCTCATTTGGAATACTTCCTCCAATCATTAAAACAACTCCAAACTCTCCAACAGTATGTGCAAAAGTTATGATAAGTGCAGTTAATAGTGAAGGTTTTATATTTGGTAGTGCAACTAATAAAACTGTTTTAAATTTACTTTTTCCACTAATATAACTAGCTTCAATCATATTTTTATTTAAACTTTCAAATCCACTTTGAAGAGGTTGTACCATAAAAGGAAAACTATAAATACAACTAGCGATAATTATTCCATAAAAATTAAATACTAGTTTTATTCCAAAATAGTCTTGAAAAAATTGACCAATTGGAGAGTTATGAGATAAGCCCCAAAGAAGATAAAATCCTAAAACTGTTGGTGGAACAACTAATGGCATAGTTGAAAGGGCTTCTAAAAATGGCTTAGATTTTGACTTTGTTTGAGATAAATACCAAGCAAGTGGCATACATATAATAAACAAAATCAAAGTTGTAATAAATGCTAATTTAAACGATAAAATAAATGGTGCATAGTCTACATTTAATAAATAATCAATCATTTAAAACCCTTAGAATAGATAAATCACTAGCTTTTATCAAAATATTTACTTCATTATCTTTTTTTAAATCTAGTTTTATTGAAGACTCTTTTGTGATGATACTTTCTAAGTTTGTATCTGCTATTTGTAAAGAGATTGAACTAAGTAGTTCTCCATTTCTTATATCAGTTATTTTTGCAAGAGCTTGATTTGATAGACTAATATCATCTATAAATTTTTTTGAGATTATTATATTTGTTGGCTTTACTAAAAGTTCAACATATTTTCCAACTTTTACATCAGAGTTTAAATCTAAACTCATCATTTTAAAAATCATATTATTAAACTCAAATTTTACGATATTTAAACTATCTAAAGTTTGAATATCTTTTACTCTTGCAATCATAACTTACTCTTCTTTATTTTACTAAATAACCAAAATCAATAAAGATTTTTTTAGCTTTTTCACCTAAAATAAAATCATAGAAAGCTTTTGCTTCAGCATTATCTTTTGCTTTACTTAAAATAACAATTCCTTGGTCAATAGGAGTATATAATTTTGGATCAACACTTACCCAGTTTACATTCTCTTTGTATTGAGACATTTTTTCATCATATAAAGATGATTTTGCAATAAACCCAACATCAGCAGCTGTCATAGCATAAGTTACTGCTTGAGAGATAGATTCAGCATAAACAAATTTATTTTCTACTTTATCTAAAATGTTTGCATTTTTCATAGCTTCAAGAGCAGCAGTTCCATAAGGTGCTGTTTTTGGATTTGCAACAGCAATTTTTGAGATAGAATCTTCAGCTATTAATTTAATTCCTTTAGAGAAATCTAATTGTTTTGCACTTAACATTGCTAAACTTCCTTGAGCATAAATAACTGGTTTTGTAGCAGTTAAATTCTCTTTTTCTAAAGTTTCTGGGAATTTCATATCAGCACTCATAAAGATATCAAATGGTGCTCCATTTTGAATTTGAGTTGTGAATTTTCCACTACTTCCAAGAACTACTTCTACTTTTGTATCTGGGTTTGTTTTATTGAACTCAGCGATTAAATTATTAATTGCATAACTAACATTTGCAGCAACTGCTACATTAATTGTTCCAGCAAAAATAGTTGAACATAAAAATGCTAATCCTAAAATAATTTTTTTCATATTTTTTCCTTATTTTCCTATCATAATATCAGATGCCTTGATAATTGCATCAACTTTTGTTCCAATTTGTAAATCCATATTTTTTATAGAGTTTGCAGTTACAATCGCAACAACTTTATCCTCATTTCCAATATTTATTACAACTTCAGCATTAACTGCTCCTAAACTTATCTCTTCAATAGTACCTTTTAAACTATTTCTTGCGCTAAGTTTTAAGTTACTTTCAGTAGATAATAAAACATTACTAGATTTAATAACAGCAACAACTTCATCATCAATAGTTAAGCCAAGATTCTCGATAGAACTATTTGTGATAATAGAAACTAATCTATTTCCACTTTTTAGTTTTATTTGAACTTCAGCATTAACTGCTCCTAATGAAATATTTTCAACTATACCAACTATTTGGTTTCTTGCACTAATTTGCATTGATAATCTCCTTATAGTTTTTAAAGATCCTGTATTCAAATCAGTAATTCGATTTAGATTTTCAATAAACTTTCTTTGCTCCTCTTTTAACAAAAAATATGTTGTTAAAAGGTTCTCTCCATATTTTGTAAGGGTTGTTCCTCCGCCCCCCGCACCACCAGTTTCTCTTAAAACTATTGGTGTATTTGATAAATTATTCATAGCTTCAACAGTCTCCCAAGCAGTTTTATAGCTCATAGGAACTTCTTTTGCTGCTTTATTTATAGAACCAGTTTTTTTGATAGCCATAAGTAATTCAATTCTTTTTTCAAGTAAAAAAGGTTGATTTAAAAGCTCTAAAGTCAAATTTGATGATATTGACATTTTAATCCTTTGTTATATTAAATAATATATAACGCAAGTAAATATTAGCTTTATATACCTTAATAAATAATGTAATTTTATAAAAATAATATGTTATTATTACAAAATTTAACTATAAATAAGGCTTTCTCAATGGATTTAAACTATCTTTTAATATATTTCCTTGCAACAACAGTTTTTAGTTTTTTAATAGGATTAGAAGTAAAAGCTTATATGGCAAAGTTTCATGAAAATGACGACAAAATTTTTTTAGGAACAACAAGAACTTATACCTTTATAGGGATAGTTGGATTTATCTTCTATAAAATTGAACCTCAAAATTTCTCTATTTATATAGTTGGATTTTTAGCTATAACTTTACTTTATGCTATGTTTTTTAATAGATTATTAGAAGATAAAAAAAGTAGTATAGTTTTATACTTAGTTGCAATGATTGTTTATAGTTTTGGAAGTTTAATAAATCTTTTTCCTTTTTGGCTAGTATCTTTAATTTTTGTAATAATAATTTTTTTATTAAATGCAAAAAATAGGCTTTTAAGTTTTAATCTTAAAATTAATATTTATGAGTTAGAGACTTTAGGTAAGATTATTTTACTTTCAGCTGTTGTTTTACCTCTTCTTCCAAAAGATACAACCATTCCATATATAGGTATTTCATTATATAAAATTTGGCTTACAGTTGTAGTAATTTCGACTATTTCATATATTAGTTATCTAATTCAGAAATATTTATTTCCATCAAAAGGTATGCTTTTAACTGGAATTTTAGGTGGGCTATACTCTTCAACTGCTACAACTGTTGTTTTATCAAAAAAGTCTCAAGGTATAGAAAATAGCCATATTTTTACAGCTTCAGTAGTTGGGGCAACGTTGATGATGTATTTAAGACTTACTGTAATTGCAGCAATTTTTAATATGGAAGTTTTTAAAATAGTTTTGTATCCATTTTTAGCTTTTGCAGTTATTTGCTTGATAGTAGTTTTTGTATATTATAAAAAAGCTT
The Aliarcobacter faecis genome window above contains:
- a CDS encoding YqaA family protein, which translates into the protein MAYLILFISAFLSATLLPLGSEALLIYNIKEGYNIYLLLLIATLGNSLGSVLNYYLGLKGEEYLVNKKFIKEKYINLSKNYFDKYGAICILLAWLPIIGDPITFVAGVLRYNFKIFVILVVISKLSRYLFIALII
- a CDS encoding molybdopterin-binding protein produces the protein MRKVLLVLIFTFSLFANENYKISTQIEVSGLVENILKLDVKELEKMSYFKSGSTPVVCMSGETKDNVESYEGVLLKDIIDKAIIKSRE
- a CDS encoding class I SAM-dependent methyltransferase, whose amino-acid sequence is MALKNTNLDKLDFAKLYKKQMKNSTFKGKSSGDWDKKAQYFSQNVINSPYTKEFISKVDIKDCETLLDVGSGPATISLALADKLKNVYALDYSSEMLNYAKQNAKEKNIENLTTIHKSWYDNWEDVPNADIVVASRSMEVKNIKKALKKLNEKANKRVYLTTKVGGSFVDRDILAQIKREIIPRPDYIYLVNTLHGMGIFAKVDFIKTKNSKFDTPNVDEFIQSLKWSLGKMSKKEEKILREYFNTTYKNKKIKEFLIWAFISWEVEK
- a CDS encoding ABC transporter ATP-binding protein, with amino-acid sequence MIKLNINKELHGSIGKMLLDINLTLNSGEFVALSGVSGSGKTTILRILAGLEEANGEIIVDNEIWLDKNYSKPIQKRDIGFVFQDYALFPNLSVIDNLLYVKKDKELAKYLLSMTDMYELRNRYPNSLSGGQKQRVSLCRALMKRPKILLMDEPLSALDPLMRAKLQTEILTLHKEFNTTTIMVSHDPSEMYRLGSRVLVINSGKVIDDGLPKDILLKTQGSQKFSFEGELLEIIKVDVINIAIVAIGQQIVEVIISNEETKFLEIGQKVNVSTKAFTPIIRGV
- the modB gene encoding molybdate ABC transporter permease subunit produces the protein MIDYLLNVDYAPFILSFKLAFITTLILFIICMPLAWYLSQTKSKSKPFLEALSTMPLVVPPTVLGFYLLWGLSHNSPIGQFFQDYFGIKLVFNFYGIIIASCIYSFPFMVQPLQSGFESLNKNMIEASYISGKSKFKTVLLVALPNIKPSLLTALIITFAHTVGEFGVVLMIGGSIPNETRVAAIAIYEFVEVLDYKNAHIYSLIMIIISFLTLLAVYIFNGNQKKDRFI
- a CDS encoding TOBE domain-containing protein: MIARVKDIQTLDSLNIVKFEFNNMIFKMMSLDLNSDVKVGKYVELLVKPTNIIISKKFIDDISLSNQALAKITDIRNGELLSSISLQIADTNLESIITKESSIKLDLKKDNEVNILIKASDLSILRVLND
- the modA gene encoding molybdate ABC transporter substrate-binding protein; translated protein: MKKIILGLAFLCSTIFAGTINVAVAANVSYAINNLIAEFNKTNPDTKVEVVLGSSGKFTTQIQNGAPFDIFMSADMKFPETLEKENLTATKPVIYAQGSLAMLSAKQLDFSKGIKLIAEDSISKIAVANPKTAPYGTAALEAMKNANILDKVENKFVYAESISQAVTYAMTAADVGFIAKSSLYDEKMSQYKENVNWVSVDPKLYTPIDQGIVILSKAKDNAEAKAFYDFILGEKAKKIFIDFGYLVK
- a CDS encoding TOBE domain-containing protein, with the translated sequence MSISSNLTLELLNQPFLLEKRIELLMAIKKTGSINKAAKEVPMSYKTAWETVEAMNNLSNTPIVLRETGGAGGGGTTLTKYGENLLTTYFLLKEEQRKFIENLNRITDLNTGSLKTIRRLSMQISARNQIVGIVENISLGAVNAEVQIKLKSGNRLVSIITNSSIENLGLTIDDEVVAVIKSSNVLLSTESNLKLSARNSLKGTIEEISLGAVNAEVVINIGNEDKVVAIVTANSIKNMDLQIGTKVDAIIKASDIMIGK
- a CDS encoding MgtC/SapB family protein, which translates into the protein MDLNYLLIYFLATTVFSFLIGLEVKAYMAKFHENDDKIFLGTTRTYTFIGIVGFIFYKIEPQNFSIYIVGFLAITLLYAMFFNRLLEDKKSSIVLYLVAMIVYSFGSLINLFPFWLVSLIFVIIIFLLNAKNRLLSFNLKINIYELETLGKIILLSAVVLPLLPKDTTIPYIGISLYKIWLTVVVISTISYISYLIQKYLFPSKGMLLTGILGGLYSSTATTVVLSKKSQGIENSHIFTASVVGATLMMYLRLTVIAAIFNMEVFKIVLYPFLAFAVICLIVVFVYYKKASNCSSSIELSDSNPLELGTAFLFAFLFIVTMMITNFVVDNFGATGLNVLSLIIGFTDIDPFVLSLLAGKYNIDTGAVASAVIIASGSNNILKAVYTIWFGKQKAISGFVFLALLGILTIVVGLFL